The genomic region tagtATATATTCTGTcatgtatattgtatacactTTCTCTACTATGTACAAGTATACAAAAggctgattatccatttatcttggattattatatatatatatatatatatatattctttttaatactttttttctattcttatttcaattttttctgtgtgtttttgctgctattgcgctgtaaatttccccatgtgggacaaataaaggaatctgaatctgaacagTTGTTGGAGCAGACATTTTATTTGCAGAGTAGCGCCTTCCGAAAATCTTCTTCTACTGTATCATTTCCCGCATCGTAGGCGGCAGTATATCACAGCATCCCCAAATGGTGTGAGATGGAACAGCAGCGCACCGTGATGTCCAGTATTGAGGCGGTGGCCAACCAGTGAAGTGGATCGTAATGATGTGTAATCCGATGTGCTTTCTTCATAAAATCCATATGTACAATATACTTTCTTGCTTTTATTACTGAATGAGCCACTCTTTACTCTTTCAATTGTCCCTCGGTGGCTGTAAATACGTGTATTTTCTGATTTCAATTTCTGCAAGAATGAAAGACAATGCGTTAATGTTGTTTGAAGACATTGCAGAAGAGAACTGTGTTTGCTtgcaataaaaagaaaggaaaatttaAAATGGGTAGAACTGAAACATTCCATTTTTATGAATGCGCCAACCTTTTATTTTGCATACCAGCCTGATGTCTGTGTTACTGCATTGGTGGAAAGCCGAAGTAAACGTTGTGATTCGgtaaaacacctgcagctgggtgGAATTCCTGGGTGTGAATCCCGCTTCTTTCCCACTTGTTTGGTTATGGGGGAAGAGAAAGTTGAGTTTAGACTTACAAGTGCATCCAAGAACATAACTAAGGAGTGAAAGCGAGGTTTACCTGTGCTTGATCCTTTAGGGTGGACAGTAATGACAGCATCTCCTTCAGATCATTGAATGGATCTTCAATGACTTTCTGGTGGCCGGTTTCTATGGGCTGGACCAGGGTTTGGAGGTTGTAGGCGTTGGGTGCTGTCCTCGGGCATAACAATGGATTTGCTCCAGTTAAAAAGTACTCCATGTTGTTGGGGAAGGGTTGAGATGGCAAGTAATGAAAGTTTCCTgcagaaaatacacaaatatttgcacttttagAGTTTCTGTGCTCTACATGAAATAAGTAGTCAGGAGCTCCAGTGGGACACGGGGTTACTGGGGCACCACTGGTACTTTCTGATTGGAGTGCAGCTGGGCAGCGAAAGGATTGGACAGTGGGCCATGGCAGGAGAGGTTCCAGGACATGTCTGGAGCACTGCCCTCAAATGTTCTGAGTGCCAGGCCGGAGAGCTTTACTCACGGGGTCACCTCTTCCTTTGTgaatgcatgtgcatgtgttctttgcatgttcatgtgtgtgtgcacagagtgTAAAAACAGTCATCTCCCCTCCCTGGAAACCAAAAAAGGTTCTTCTTCTACATTACAGAGAAATGAAAGGATCTTACCTCCATGCGGCTGTTGTACAACGTACTGCATTCCGGTCACGTTGTAGGGGTTAGAGTAGGGAGCAGGTAGGTACCTGGTGCGCTGGCGAACTTTTCTCTTCACCTCCGAAAGAAGTTCAGGGTGGTCCTTTTTGAAATAAGGCTGGAAGAAGTGGTGAACGCAGTTGGAAGTGACGCGCACAGGTTTGACTTTTCTGAAGCCATAGTGGTGAAGCTGGCGGATAAAACTTAAGAATTTGATGCCTCTAAATTTGCTCAACCCCCTCAAAGTATTAGAGGTGGGAGACAACACCTGGGTCTCTAATAGAGCTTTATCAATGAGGATTCCATTGCCAATATTGTTCCAAATGATGGCAGTGATTTCTGGAGTATTTACCAGAAACCATAGTTTAGCTGGAAAGGTGTAGGGGTTGCTGAAATGTGTGGAGAGTCCACCAGGttccatgttgctgctgcagagggagcttTCCTATCAAATCACCTGAAGGAGAACTAAAGATTCTGACACACTTAGAGCTGGACGTTTACAGAGACACCTCACTTATCTTCAAAATGCAAATAGTTGGTGATTAAATGTAACATCAGCCCATACCTGTAAAAGATCAGAGACAGGCCACTTTGACAAAGTTCAAaggaaatttctctttgaaatattttgtgATGTAACAGGTGTATATGCGCGACATCGCTACAGTAGAAACAATTGATGATtgaatgaggatgatgagatgatggatCGGGCCCCAGACAGGTCTTCCTCacctgtgatgctgactgaatCAGTTCTGCAGAGGGAGCGTCCTGCATGAAAAGCCTTAGCACCCTGCCAGCCTTTTCTATGGCAATCTCCCACTAGGCCTCCTCCCATGGTGCCGTCAGCTACAGCGTGACAATATTCCTTATTGcttcacaataaaaaagaataaattctTTCATAGAAATAGGAATATATGTCTCTGTCTATCTTCTTTGTAATAACCTCAAAACAAAGTCTTGATTCAAACGCATCCGTGCTACTCCGCATAAaacaatcaattaaaaaataagagTGGGAATATAACCCTGTCTGCTAAAACAAATGATCAAAGATGACAACCCCAAAGTAACACATTTCAGCCCATAATCTGTCTTCTTTTAATCCCGTTTGCACAGGATCTTATGTGGAAAGAGTTCAGAATTGTGACACTTGGGGAGTAAAAATAAACTCAGGAAATTCTAGTACaaacaaaatgataaataaaatctTCTTTACTGTATCATTTCCCGTATCTTTGGTGTGAGATGGAACTGCAGCGCACCGTGATGTCCAGTGTTGAGGCGGTGGCCAACCAGTGAAGTGGGCCGTAATGATGTGTAATCCGATGTGCTTTCTTCATAATATCCATATGTACAATATCATCTCTTGCTTTTATTACTGAATGAGCCACTCTTTACTCTTTCAATTGTCCCTCGGTGGCTGTAAATACGTGttttttctgatttcaatttctgcaagaatgaaagacaatgccttaatgttgtttgaagacattgcagaagagaactgtgtttgtttgcaaaCAGATTCAAAATTTGAGGTGCTTTTAGACGTggaaaaatatataattattataattgttTAATAATTGTAAATCACGGTGTGCCGTCATGGACTCTGGTCGATATTCTAATTCATGGTGCATGTtaacagcaggaaaaccagcTGACAATCTTTGAATATTGCACATAAACCTGTCATCTTCAATGCTACCACACACCCGAAGCTTCCTGTTCACAGTGCGCTTTTACAACACAGCTTACttgtaaaaatattttgtaaaaaataaactccGGCATTTGTCAGCACCAAGTGTAAATCGGATCAAATTAAAAACACGCTTCGGTACGGCTAACAGCagtagcagactgttcctgttcAGAAGACTGAGGTcatttggagtgcagggaccactcctgaggactttctatgactctgtggtgggatcagccatcttttatgggatagtctgctagtccagcagcatcacggacagggacaggaggagaatggacagactggtaaggaggaccagctctgtcctgggatgccccctggactcagtggaggtggtgggaaacgggaggttgatggctaagctgtcatccatgttgaacaacacatcccaccccctacaggacaccctgacagcactgggcagctccttcagtgagtggctgctccacccttgtgagaagaattattgttattagtattatctttaaatgctattttatgtagattttgagtgtttgaggaatgttgacaggaaaagaagaacatgagagtgtttcgtaaaagtgctgaagctgcttacaaccaagcccagcacccagatgtatcctgttggtcaagattagagaagtttgtaaagatgtcagaagacaatgagttacgagatcctgtttagacacccattctgtttgcaccaataaaagaggtgagcgagcagcagacgaacagagttgacagaggaagcttgaactgctgctcagctctcccttgcaaggaactcctgttgtttgcgtggttactctgagtctagtgaacgaacagcgcgggtgatcaaaacttcaccctcacaaaatttggtccttcgagccggatcccaagacctggagaggagcgccgtgggacgaccgaacgccgaagtctgtgcacagccggagtcaaaagacGTCCGAATCGAAAGACCTTTcgtcacgagttgacggaaggccggtcttcgtccctcccagggcgaccatttccagtgacgggaagaaggcaccaaaacaactcagagagaaaccatagagacaacggagtgagtataagacacaaaaagcgctacacggaatataccgcggtattacctgcctggtcatcaggagagaagcagaggcaagatacacccgcctcctcggaggtagaagcttggtgtatactctcctgattaaaaaagaggggttataaggccacggcggagggactgaactagatatcctgtagggattgagggttgttcagtcgggagatcaggcgtctccactcaaatacataaaaactgataaaataaagtgcaaacatgggcaaccaacattccacaaaaggtgctgaattcgaaatcccagcatcatgtaaacacatggaagacaaatatccaggttcatgctcatatgttcagctgtggatgactaagttcgattgggatggtaacttagacaggccaggcaatattataaaattaaaagaagatttaacagaatatggaaagaaacatccaaaagtaaatgtggggttgacacaatgtcacctcaggctcactgaatcaaaatatagaagagaaacgaaaaagagaaaaagaaaacaaaaatgagaacctggactccagaagactgtaaaaaagcttgtgatgacataacctCGCCCCAAATGGATGTAGAGttgtgcatccaagacataagacagttactaagtagttaccatactaacggtactgaaacccagcaagtcctcatgtgcgttaatggcaaaaaatggggcactgttagaggagattgggtcccagtggatccagccactcaacaaccatggcagcctggcagccaagaactaaatgacagacttgacagactgtacgagcgcatgcgaactgtttttaccagacgagctgactacagtgccattacggccacgagacaaaagactgacgaaagttttgaagactatagtatgagaatgaaagatgtgttccgaaaaaatagtgaaattccgtatgcggaagaaccggaaggtccctaccaacagcagttaaagcaagctatacatgggggatcaaaatcagagataaaatcatgggtagagagacagttagttgatttcggaacttgCTGAcaaagccgcaaaggctgcagcaaataacaacacacttcttgataatgaggaatcatttagcctagaacctgcagataatgatattctaaaagaaatgcaacaaagtgctccagaaaaggaaaaggccacatggaagaagcgaggagccaaactggacaACAAAGGACTGTtcaccataggaaacaagccaatccttccccggaatatgcataaatgggcagcattaatGAGCCATgcgccatgccatgtctcaacaggagggatggtacagatggttaatgaacattattatactataggatttcatacatactcaaaaaaaaatttgttcacaatgtgctatttgtgtaaaacacagcccacagggagcccttaaggcccctgcaggcactacaccattaccaaatcatccatttcacacagtttttctagattttattcagctaacaccatgtgaaggtaaacaatattgtctagtagtgttagatggatttactaggtgggtagaaattttccccacgtCGAAAGCAGATGCACTAACGGTggcaaaagtcctatgtagagaaatcattcccaggtttggcattccgaaggtcatctggagcgacaatggaagccattttgtaaatgaggtagtgaaaactgtaggagtaactttggaaattgatttgaagaatcactgcgcataccacccccAGAGTGCAGGAttagttgaaagagtcaacggtactatcaagaacagactgaagaagtgtatggacgagacaggaaagaactggatgttttgtctcgacctggtgaaattatggatgcacataacaccacacaagaaaacaggcattacaccctttgaagcattatatgggcggccttattgcctaccatactttgcaacaacaaatgagctagaacatgttgaggggccaagggggtcgggtgcattgtgttttgggtagcagccggaggcagggaccttggcggtctgattcccggctgcacaaactggctctagggacatggaatgtcacctctctggtgggaaaggagcctgagttggtgcgcgaggttgagaagttccgactagatatagttggcctcacctcgacgcacggcaagggctctggaaccagtcttcttgagaggggttggactctctaccactctggagttgccgatggtgagaggcgacgagcaggggtggcaattctggttgctccccagctcagtgcctgtgtattggagtttaccccggtggatgagagggtagcctcccttcgccttcgggtggggggacggatcctgactgttgtttgtgcctatggtccaaacagcagttcagtgtatccaccctttttggagtccttagagggagtgctggagagtgccccttctgggggctccctcatcctcctgggtgacttcaatgctcacgttggcaatgacagtgtgacctggagaggtgtgattgggaagaacggcccccctgatctgaacccgagtggtgttttgttattggacttctgtgctcgtctcagattgtccataacgaacaccttgttcagacataaaggcgtccacatgtgcacttggcaccaggacgccttaggccgcagatcgatgatcgactttgtggttgtgtcatcggatttgcggccgcatgttctggacactcgggtgaagagaggggcggagctgtcaactgatcaccacctggtggtgagttggctccgatggtggggaaggatgccggacagacctggcaggcccaaacgtgttgtgagggtctgctgggaacgcctggcagagtcccctgtcagaaggagcttcaactcacgcctccgggagagctttgaccatgtcccgggggaggcgggggacattgagtccgagtggaccgtgttccgtgcctccattgttgaggcagctgaccggtgctgtggccgcaaggtggttggtgcctgtcgtggcggcaatgcccgaacccgctggtggacaccagcggtgagggatgccgtcaagctgaagaaggagtcgtatcgggccttactggcctgtgggactcctgaggcagcagatgggtaccggcgtgccaagcggagtgcagctacggcggttgccgaggcaaagactcgggcatgggaagagttcggtgaggccatggagaacgactttcggacggcctcgaaaaggttctggaccaccatccggcgtctgaggagggggaagcagtgcactgtcaacgctgtgtatagtggtgatggtgtgctgctgacctcaactcgggatgttgtggatcggtggaaggaatacttcgaggacctcctcaatcccaccaacacgccttccagtgaagaagtagggcctggggacctggagatgggctctcgtatctccggggctgaagttgccgaggtagttaaaaaactcctcggtggcaaggccccgggggtggatgagatctgcccagagtcccttaaggctctggatgttgtagggctgtcgtggttgactcgactctgcaacatcgcgtggacatcgggggcagtgccgctggattggcagaccggggtggtagtccctctttttaagaagggggaccggagggtgtgttccaactatagggggatcacactcctcagcctccctggtaaggtctattcaggggtactggagaggagggtccgccggatagtcgaacctcggattcaggaggagcaatgtggttttcgtcctggccgtggaacagtggaccagctctacaccctccgcagggtcttcgagggtgcatgggagtttgcccaaccagtccacatgtgttttgtggacttggagaaggcattcgaccttgtccctcggggggtcctgtggggggtcctccgagagtatggggtgtcgggcccgctgatacgggctgtccgctccctgtacgatcggtgccagagtttggtccgaattgctggcagtaagtcgaactcgtttccggtgagggttggcctccgccagggttgccctttgtcaccgattctgttcataatttttatggacagaatttctaggtgcagtcatggtgttgaggggatccggtttggtgacctcaggatcgcgtctctgctttttgcggatgatgtggtcctgttggcttcatcggcccgtgacctccaactatcactggatcggttcgccgccgcatgtgaagcggctgggatgagaatcagcacctccaaatccgaggccatggttctccaccggaaaaaggtggagtgccttctccgggtaaaggaggagatcctgccccaagtggaggagtttaagtacctcggggtcttgttcacgagtgagggaagaatggagcgggagatcgacaggcggatcggtgcggcgtccacagtaatgcggactctgcaccggtccgttgtggtgaagagagagctgagccgaaaggcgaagctctcgatttaccggtcgatcttcgttcctaccctcacctatggtcatgagctttgggtaatgaccgaaagaacaagatcacgggtacaagcggctgaaatgagcttcctccgtagggtggctgggctctcccttagagatagggtgagaagctctgccatccgggaggagctcggagtagagtcgctgctcctccgcgttgagaggagccagatggggtggcttgggcatctagtcaggatgccccctggacgcctccctggtgaggtgttcagggcatgtccctccggtaggagacccccggggagacccaggacacgttggagagactatgtctctcggctggcctgggaacgcctggggatccctccggatgagctggaggaggtagctggggagagggaagtctgggcttctctccttaggctgctgcccccgcgacccgacccggataagcggtagagaatggatggatggatggatgttgaggaaacaatagcagactATCTAAAAAAGGTAttactcaaccgatgtgtgaatgctgtaaatgttctgcctagtcctgtgtcttccacagattccactcctcaggaacccattcaaccgggcgactacttgtgggtgaagaagtttgtgcgaaaGAGGTGGAACATGCCTAggtgggaaggtccttatcaagtacagctggccacaaagactgcagttcgagtggacgggaaactgtcgtggatacacctttcccattgtaagaaacagaaaatccttccaggtgaaggtgagggagcagtgacgGTTAGTCCGTAAatggctgacggcctgtataggtccagcaacggctgaaccctgTCGGAACCTGAGAAGAAgagctaaaaggaaatgaagttgttcttcctaattgtggtgagtgctgtgacggcaggactcgtgagtttcggcctttggaacttccgacaggagggaggtaatcagggacagaatgatgctctgagacaggatgagagctacgcgcgcgctaaacgcaccgtagttagccacttagaacattcgtggttagaacaaaatccagagtcctcacacatttatggtttgaatacatggtggcgctatgctaatttcacagcttgGACACAGAGTCATTCTcttgttatgtttgttctatgtTACCAGTTTCCGTGCATACACcaagagccactacggacaatgacagggaaagccaatagattcagattccctgtgctaagtgcgataaatcacacatactgttatgcacggagtggtggtagagatttggggtcattacacaaggatgtctgtaaagttgtttatacgtcatgcGTACTGGGAGTCAGTGGAGATGTGAAGACACTTCAACTGATCGGCCTTATCGGAaaacgtgtctacagcaaaataaaagttctgaGCGTTTTAAGCGAGATTTGAATGGctacgagttcaaaccacacgactcagtgtggggcacagatgtaccacaagagtttaaacactggacagatggagaaaaggtctCCATTAGCCTTTTTCCGTGGGTAGGAGTggcaaagaacatattgagattggaaacggTTGATTATaggctgaaagtgtttactaatttgacaaaagttgctctcacaggagtcaaggaagaaatgacagcgctaagactgatgaccatgcagaataggatggtcttagatctcataacggccccccagggaggagtttgtgcaatggtaggagattactgttgtacgttcatcccagagaatgatgcagacggtcacctgatagatagcgcattgagaaatttaactaagctacagaaagctatgattgatgatggtagtcttccaccagactggcttacaaaAATGCTGTCGGGGTGAAGGGAACTactgttcaagataggaatgatgatagggatagtgttgctagtattagccatactagcttgttgtgtagtacctcttgt from Takifugu rubripes chromosome 12, fTakRub1.2, whole genome shotgun sequence harbors:
- the LOC115251738 gene encoding uncharacterized protein, with the translated sequence MEPGGLSTHFSNPYTFPAKLWFLVNTPEITAIIWNNIGNGILIDKALLETQVLSPTSNTLRGLSKFRGIKFLSFIRQLHHYGFRKVKPVRVTSNCVHHFFQPYFKKDHPELLSEVKRKVRQRTRYLPAPYSNPYNVTGMQYVVQQPHGGNFHYLPSQPFPNNMEYFLTGANPLLCPRTAPNAYNLQTLVQPIETGHQKVIEDPFNDLKEMLSLLSTLKDQAQWERSGIHTQEFHPAAGVLPNHNVYFGFPPMQ